In Promicromonospora sp. Populi, one genomic interval encodes:
- a CDS encoding RNA-binding S4 domain-containing protein, with amino-acid sequence MVSNSESAYVPEVPIRDDVIRLGQFLKLADLAEDGVQARELITDGEVRVNGEVETRRGRQLVRGDVVSVAVPKGELAAQVG; translated from the coding sequence GTGGTGTCCAACTCTGAGTCTGCTTATGTTCCCGAGGTCCCGATCCGCGACGACGTCATCCGGCTCGGCCAGTTCCTCAAGCTCGCCGACCTCGCCGAGGACGGCGTCCAGGCCCGCGAGCTGATCACCGACGGCGAGGTGCGTGTCAACGGTGAGGTCGAGACCCGCCGCGGCAGGCAGCTCGTGCGTGGGGACGTGGTGAGCGTGGCGGTACCCAAGGGGGAGCTGGCGGCCCAGGTGGGCTGA
- a CDS encoding pyridoxamine 5'-phosphate oxidase family protein, which yields MIRLNPEQLVFVTERHLATLTTLRPDGTPHVVPVAFTWDADAGVARTTTNRTSFKARHAAPLPDGGAPRAALCQVAGGRWITLEGTIAVSEDEAEIADAVARYARRYRTLEPNPERVVLRVTIDRVMASTYMAS from the coding sequence GTGATCCGCCTGAACCCCGAGCAGCTCGTCTTCGTCACCGAGCGCCACCTCGCCACCCTCACCACCCTGCGCCCCGACGGGACGCCGCACGTGGTCCCGGTCGCCTTCACCTGGGACGCCGACGCCGGGGTGGCGCGGACCACCACCAACCGCACGTCGTTCAAGGCCCGGCACGCCGCTCCCCTGCCCGACGGCGGAGCCCCGCGCGCCGCCCTCTGCCAGGTGGCGGGCGGTCGGTGGATCACGCTGGAGGGCACCATCGCCGTCAGCGAGGACGAGGCCGAGATCGCCGACGCCGTCGCGAGGTACGCGCGCCGCTACCGCACGCTGGAGCCGAACCCGGAGCGGGTGGTGCTGCGCGTGACGATCGACAGGGTCATGGCGTCGACCTACATGGCGTCCTGA
- a CDS encoding glycosyl hydrolase family 18 protein gives MRTRRSSLFAAAVLAAALVTGAAVVPGLVAPAAAAACTGPTWTEGPTYTAGTKVTYSGHTYTALVTHTAHPGAGWTPSSTPSLWSDDGACTPGTDPDPDPTDPDPDPTDPTPDPEPTPTDCSQRPRPSGKVLQGYWENWDGASNGVHPGMGWIPITDSRITQHGYNVATLAFPVILSDGTVKWEDGMDSGVRVPTPAEMCAAKESGLTILMSIGGATAGIDLSSQAVADRFVATIVPILRAYNFDGIDIDIETGLTGSGSITQLSTSQANLMRIIDGVLAGMPAGFGLTMAPETAYVTGGSVVYGSIWGSYLPIIKKYADNGRLWWLNMQYYNGSMYDCSGNSYAAGTVAGFQAQTNCLNTGLVIQGTTIRVPYDKQVPGLPAQTGAGGGYMTPSLVSQAYGSYNGALKGLMTWSINWDGSRGWTFGDNVRALQGR, from the coding sequence GTGAGAACCCGTCGTTCTTCCCTCTTCGCGGCCGCGGTGCTCGCCGCCGCGCTCGTCACGGGCGCCGCCGTCGTCCCAGGGCTCGTCGCCCCGGCCGCCGCCGCTGCCTGCACCGGTCCCACCTGGACCGAAGGCCCTACCTACACGGCCGGCACCAAGGTCACCTACAGCGGGCACACCTACACCGCGCTGGTGACGCACACCGCGCACCCCGGCGCGGGCTGGACGCCCAGCTCCACCCCGAGCCTCTGGTCCGACGACGGCGCGTGCACCCCGGGCACCGACCCCGATCCCGACCCCACTGACCCCGATCCCGACCCGACGGACCCGACCCCGGACCCCGAGCCGACGCCCACGGACTGCAGCCAGCGACCACGCCCGTCGGGCAAGGTGCTGCAGGGGTACTGGGAGAACTGGGACGGCGCGAGCAACGGCGTGCACCCGGGCATGGGCTGGATCCCGATCACCGACTCGCGGATCACCCAGCACGGGTACAACGTGGCGACCCTCGCGTTCCCCGTCATCCTGTCCGACGGCACGGTCAAGTGGGAGGACGGCATGGACTCCGGTGTCCGGGTCCCGACACCCGCCGAGATGTGCGCCGCGAAGGAGAGCGGCCTGACCATCCTGATGTCCATCGGCGGCGCCACCGCGGGGATCGACCTGTCCTCGCAGGCCGTGGCGGACCGGTTCGTCGCGACGATCGTGCCCATCCTGCGCGCGTACAACTTCGACGGGATAGACATCGACATCGAGACGGGCCTGACGGGCAGCGGCTCGATCACGCAGCTCTCGACGTCGCAGGCCAACCTGATGCGGATCATCGACGGCGTGCTCGCGGGGATGCCCGCCGGGTTCGGCCTGACGATGGCCCCCGAGACCGCCTACGTGACCGGCGGCAGCGTCGTCTACGGCTCGATCTGGGGCTCCTACCTGCCGATCATCAAGAAGTACGCCGACAACGGCCGCCTCTGGTGGCTCAACATGCAGTACTACAACGGGTCGATGTACGACTGCTCGGGCAACTCCTACGCGGCCGGGACCGTGGCCGGCTTCCAGGCGCAGACGAACTGCCTCAACACCGGGCTCGTCATCCAGGGCACCACAATCCGGGTGCCCTACGACAAGCAGGTGCCTGGGCTACCCGCCCAGACGGGCGCCGGCGGTGGGTACATGACGCCGTCGCTGGTCTCGCAGGCGTACGGGTCCTACAACGGGGCGCTCAAGGGCCTGATGACCTGGTCCATCAACTGGGACGGGTCAAGGGGCTGGACGTTCGGCGACAACGTAAGGGCGCTGCAGGGGCGGTAG
- a CDS encoding type II toxin-antitoxin system VapC family toxin, whose amino-acid sequence MKALYLDTSAALKQVRREEHSNALVDYLVSSTGDGIAITSSVLLDIELARFAVREGLDHAEHVAPVLGPVARRQISRRVVGDAAAIDIHIRSLDAIHVATAAALGEDLVAVVTYDKQMVRAADHLGLPVVSPGDPGEG is encoded by the coding sequence GTGAAGGCGCTCTACCTCGATACGTCGGCCGCGCTCAAGCAGGTCCGCCGCGAGGAACACTCGAACGCTCTGGTCGACTACCTGGTCAGCAGCACGGGTGACGGTATCGCCATTACTTCGTCAGTTCTCCTGGACATCGAGCTCGCCCGGTTCGCTGTCCGCGAGGGCCTGGACCATGCCGAACACGTCGCCCCAGTCCTGGGCCCGGTCGCGAGGCGCCAGATCAGCCGCCGGGTTGTCGGCGATGCGGCAGCCATCGACATCCACATCAGGTCGCTTGACGCCATTCATGTCGCGACAGCGGCCGCGCTCGGCGAGGACCTGGTCGCGGTTGTCACGTACGACAAGCAGATGGTCCGTGCCGCAGACCACCTCGGTCTGCCCGTCGTCAGCCCAGGGGACCCTGGGGAGGGCTGA
- a CDS encoding type II toxin-antitoxin system Phd/YefM family antitoxin, translating into MSSEPISQRPDESVVGVRELNQHTRRVLDVVRGGDSVMVTDHGHPIARIVPIHMSPFDRLVAEGEYELPVTTQIHVPSIDVGSHRPTAEVLDELREDRL; encoded by the coding sequence ATGTCGAGCGAACCGATTTCGCAGCGGCCTGACGAGTCTGTCGTTGGCGTCCGCGAACTGAACCAGCACACCCGGCGTGTTCTGGACGTCGTCCGGGGCGGCGACAGCGTCATGGTCACCGATCACGGCCACCCGATCGCGCGGATCGTGCCGATCCACATGAGCCCGTTCGATCGGCTCGTCGCCGAGGGCGAGTACGAGCTGCCGGTCACCACGCAGATTCACGTACCGTCGATCGACGTCGGCTCGCACAGGCCGACGGCCGAGGTGCTCGACGAGCTGCGCGAAGACCGCCTGTGA
- a CDS encoding oxidoreductase, with the protein MTTQILPGGTYPLADDLTLTRVGYGSMQLAGPRVFGPPADHDAAVAVLREAVALGVTHIDTADFYGPHITNQIIREALHPYPEDLHIVTKVGAVRDAEGGWPFAREPDQLRRQVEQNLEHLGLDRLDVVNLRVGGLEAPEPGSLARPFTALAELQQEGLIRHLGVSTVTAEQVAEAQWIAPVVCVQNFYNIANRQDDELVDSLAAQGIAYVPYFPLGGFSPLQSAKMTAVATRIGSTPAAVAQAWLLQHSPNILLIPGTSSVAHLRENVAAASLTLPDDEITMLNSIGA; encoded by the coding sequence ATGACCACACAGATCCTGCCCGGCGGCACCTACCCGCTCGCCGACGACCTCACCCTCACTCGGGTCGGCTACGGCTCCATGCAGCTCGCAGGCCCCCGCGTCTTCGGCCCGCCCGCCGACCACGACGCGGCGGTCGCCGTCCTGCGCGAGGCCGTCGCGCTCGGCGTCACCCACATCGACACCGCCGACTTCTACGGCCCGCACATCACCAACCAGATCATCCGCGAAGCCCTACATCCCTACCCCGAAGACCTGCACATCGTCACCAAGGTGGGCGCGGTACGCGACGCCGAGGGCGGCTGGCCGTTCGCCCGAGAGCCCGACCAGCTCCGCCGTCAGGTCGAGCAGAACCTCGAGCACCTCGGCCTCGACCGCCTCGACGTCGTGAACCTGCGCGTCGGCGGGCTCGAGGCCCCGGAACCGGGCTCGCTCGCCCGGCCGTTCACCGCGCTCGCCGAGCTGCAGCAGGAGGGCCTGATCAGGCACCTGGGCGTTAGCACTGTCACGGCGGAGCAGGTGGCCGAAGCGCAGTGGATCGCGCCGGTCGTGTGCGTGCAGAACTTCTACAACATCGCCAACCGGCAGGACGACGAGCTGGTCGACTCGCTGGCGGCCCAGGGCATCGCGTACGTGCCGTACTTCCCGCTCGGCGGCTTCTCGCCGCTGCAGTCGGCGAAGATGACCGCCGTGGCCACGCGGATCGGGAGCACTCCGGCCGCCGTCGCCCAGGCCTGGCTGCTGCAGCATTCGCCGAACATCCTGCTGATTCCGGGGACGTCTTCGGTAGCGCACCTGCGCGAGAACGTCGCGGCTGCCAGCCTCACGCTGCCCGACGACGAGATCACCATGCTGAACTCGATCGGCGCCTGA
- a CDS encoding RecQ family ATP-dependent DNA helicase encodes MTKDPFADLPFQMEEPPDDAALLFDVGDAAPPPSLRNAPEDQAAKLRMLRGLLDEEVATREPAPVPKQVPAQEVVQEVEQESTPQEPVAGETAPEPPARAVPAAAPGDSLRAEAEAALRQLVGRDDARLRDDQWTAIEALAAFHRRALVVQRTGWGKSAVYFVATRLLRARGAGPTVIVSPLLALMRDQIAAAARAGIRAVTINSANMTEWDEVHASIARGEVDVLLCSPERLNNPGFRDEVLPRLAADAGLVVIDEAHCISDWGHDFRPDYRRIRTLLADLPAGIPVLATTATANERVTQDVAEQLAVHGEGADAEEVLVLRGGLDRESLYLAVLELGDQPTRVAWLAEALQDIDGSGIVYCLTVSAAEQVAEQLRGYGLAVASYTGRTEPTQREQLEADLKNNDVKALVATSALGMGFDKPDLAFVVHLGAPSSPIAYYQQVGRAGRGVDQALVVLLPGQEDKAIWDWFGEQAFPAEGQVRVTLDALAGGGTMSTAALETQVDLRRNRLETMLKVLDVDGAVRRVRGGWEATGQQWSYDAERYARVAATRSAEQQAMVDYVNTQGCRMAYLRAQLDDPDLQAGWQCGRCDRCGVMELPEAPDVEAVAAARAEMDRPGVEVETRKMWPTGLASIGLDLKGKIAPAELAETGRAVARLDGLGWSGPLRDLLAPGAADGELPVPLRRAAARVLDEWSALHPADDPAEDGATGDSETGEAEPAGAAEPGPLVIEAVVAVRSIKRPQLSYHLATGLAKYLGVPMIGAIGPVAGQEEPGRHDLNSAMRLAGVARRLQLQLGEGALRGLPGRSVLLVDDYTDSGWTLTVASRLLRQAGAAAVYPFVLGVR; translated from the coding sequence GTGACCAAGGACCCCTTCGCAGACCTCCCCTTCCAGATGGAGGAGCCACCGGACGACGCAGCGCTCCTGTTCGACGTCGGTGATGCCGCGCCGCCGCCGTCCCTGCGGAACGCGCCCGAGGACCAGGCGGCCAAGCTGCGGATGCTGCGGGGCCTGCTCGACGAGGAGGTCGCGACGCGGGAACCCGCGCCGGTGCCGAAGCAGGTTCCGGCACAGGAAGTCGTCCAGGAGGTCGAGCAGGAGTCGACGCCGCAAGAGCCGGTGGCTGGGGAGACGGCTCCCGAGCCGCCTGCCCGCGCGGTCCCCGCCGCAGCCCCCGGAGACTCGCTGCGTGCTGAGGCCGAGGCCGCGCTGCGCCAGCTCGTGGGCCGGGACGACGCGCGGCTGCGCGACGACCAGTGGACCGCGATCGAGGCGCTCGCGGCGTTCCACCGCCGGGCGCTCGTGGTGCAGCGCACCGGGTGGGGCAAGTCGGCCGTGTACTTCGTGGCCACCAGGCTGCTGCGGGCCCGCGGCGCGGGGCCGACGGTGATCGTGTCGCCGCTGCTGGCGCTCATGCGGGACCAGATCGCGGCGGCCGCGCGCGCCGGGATCCGCGCGGTGACCATCAACTCGGCCAACATGACCGAGTGGGACGAGGTGCACGCGTCGATCGCGCGCGGCGAGGTGGACGTCCTGCTGTGCTCCCCGGAGCGACTGAACAACCCGGGCTTCCGCGACGAGGTGCTGCCGCGCCTCGCGGCCGACGCCGGGCTCGTGGTCATCGACGAGGCGCACTGCATCTCGGACTGGGGGCACGACTTCCGTCCCGACTACCGGCGCATCCGCACGCTCCTGGCCGACCTGCCGGCGGGCATCCCCGTGCTCGCCACGACGGCCACGGCGAACGAGCGGGTCACGCAGGACGTCGCCGAGCAGCTCGCCGTGCACGGGGAGGGCGCCGACGCCGAGGAGGTGCTGGTGCTGCGCGGCGGGCTGGACCGCGAGTCGCTGTACCTGGCCGTCCTGGAGCTCGGCGACCAGCCCACCCGCGTGGCGTGGCTCGCCGAGGCGCTCCAGGACATCGACGGCTCGGGCATCGTCTACTGCCTCACGGTGTCGGCCGCGGAGCAGGTGGCGGAGCAGCTGCGTGGGTATGGCCTCGCGGTGGCGTCGTACACCGGCCGGACGGAGCCCACCCAGCGCGAGCAGCTGGAGGCGGACCTGAAGAACAACGACGTCAAGGCGCTGGTCGCGACGTCCGCCCTGGGGATGGGCTTCGACAAGCCGGACCTGGCGTTCGTGGTGCACCTGGGCGCGCCGTCCTCGCCCATCGCGTACTACCAGCAGGTGGGTCGAGCCGGCCGTGGGGTGGACCAGGCCCTGGTGGTGCTGCTCCCGGGTCAGGAGGACAAGGCGATCTGGGACTGGTTCGGCGAGCAGGCCTTTCCCGCCGAGGGGCAGGTGCGGGTCACGCTCGACGCCCTGGCCGGCGGCGGCACCATGTCGACCGCCGCGCTGGAGACGCAGGTGGACCTGCGTCGTAACCGCCTGGAGACCATGCTCAAGGTGCTCGACGTCGACGGCGCGGTCCGGCGGGTGCGCGGCGGCTGGGAGGCAACGGGGCAGCAGTGGTCGTACGACGCCGAGCGTTACGCCCGGGTCGCTGCCACCCGGAGCGCCGAGCAGCAGGCGATGGTCGACTACGTGAACACCCAGGGCTGCCGCATGGCGTACCTGCGGGCCCAGCTCGACGACCCGGACCTGCAGGCGGGCTGGCAGTGCGGCCGCTGCGACAGGTGCGGCGTCATGGAGCTCCCGGAGGCGCCCGACGTCGAGGCGGTCGCCGCGGCACGCGCCGAGATGGACCGCCCGGGCGTCGAGGTCGAGACCCGCAAGATGTGGCCCACCGGCCTTGCCTCCATCGGGCTGGACCTCAAGGGCAAGATCGCACCCGCCGAGCTGGCCGAGACGGGGCGCGCCGTCGCCCGGCTCGACGGACTCGGCTGGTCCGGCCCGCTGCGTGACCTGCTCGCGCCCGGCGCGGCCGACGGAGAGCTGCCCGTGCCGCTGCGCCGGGCCGCCGCGCGTGTGCTGGACGAGTGGAGCGCGCTCCACCCGGCCGACGATCCCGCGGAAGACGGCGCGACCGGCGACAGCGAGACCGGCGAGGCCGAGCCTGCGGGAGCCGCTGAGCCCGGCCCGCTCGTGATCGAGGCCGTCGTCGCGGTGCGGTCGATCAAGCGGCCCCAGCTCTCCTACCACCTGGCCACGGGCCTGGCGAAATACCTGGGTGTGCCGATGATCGGTGCCATCGGGCCGGTCGCGGGGCAGGAGGAGCCCGGTCGGCACGACCTGAACTCAGCCATGCGGCTGGCGGGTGTGGCCCGGCGCCTGCAGCTGCAGCTCGGCGAGGGCGCGCTCCGCGGGTTGCCGGGCCGGTCCGTCCTGCTGGTGGACGACTACACCGACTCGGGCTGGACCCTCACGGTCGCCTCCCGGCTGCTGCGCCAGGCCGGCGCAGCGGCGGTCTACCCGTTCGTGCTGGGCGTGCGGTGA
- a CDS encoding histidinol-phosphate transaminase, whose translation MTHAVDQHSAPARPVRLPLRPELAGEKPYGAPQLDVPVLLNVNENPYPPSEDVVATIAEEVARAARGMNRYPDRDATALRRDLADYLTLETGVSLEHLDVWAANGSNEVMLHVLQAFGGPDRTALSFAPTYSMYPEYARDTHTAWVVGRREDDFTLDPAYAAETIRQVRPSVILLASPNNPTGTALPTATIEAVCAAALSVDLDGARPVVVVDEAYAEFRRPGTPSAVALLATYPNLAVTRTMSKAFAAAGARLGYLAASTEFVDALRIVRLPYHLSAITQAAATAALRHRESLMAQVATLRAERDAAVAWLRAQRHPDGRAFDVADTDANFVLFGTFGDRHAVWQGLLDRGVLIRETGPDGWLRVSIGTSAEMAAFRAALTEVLQEQEHEQGSEQGEERA comes from the coding sequence ATGACTCACGCCGTCGACCAGCACAGCGCTCCGGCGCGCCCGGTGCGGCTGCCGCTGCGCCCCGAGCTGGCGGGCGAGAAGCCGTACGGGGCGCCGCAGCTCGACGTACCGGTGCTCCTGAACGTCAACGAGAACCCGTACCCGCCCAGCGAGGACGTCGTCGCCACCATCGCCGAGGAGGTGGCCCGCGCCGCCCGCGGTATGAACCGCTACCCGGACCGCGATGCCACGGCGCTGCGGCGGGACCTGGCGGACTACCTCACGCTCGAGACCGGGGTCAGCCTGGAGCACCTCGACGTCTGGGCGGCGAACGGGTCCAACGAGGTCATGCTGCACGTGCTGCAGGCCTTCGGCGGTCCCGATCGCACGGCCCTGTCGTTCGCGCCGACGTACTCGATGTACCCGGAGTATGCGCGGGACACCCACACGGCCTGGGTGGTCGGCCGGCGGGAGGACGACTTCACGCTGGACCCGGCCTACGCCGCCGAGACCATCCGTCAGGTGCGCCCGTCGGTGATCCTGCTGGCCAGCCCGAACAACCCGACCGGCACGGCGCTGCCGACGGCCACGATCGAGGCGGTCTGCGCGGCCGCGCTCAGCGTCGACCTCGACGGTGCGCGTCCCGTCGTCGTCGTCGACGAGGCGTATGCGGAGTTCCGGCGCCCGGGCACGCCGTCGGCCGTCGCCCTGCTGGCGACCTACCCGAACCTGGCAGTCACGCGCACCATGTCCAAGGCGTTCGCCGCGGCCGGTGCCCGGCTCGGTTACCTGGCCGCGTCGACCGAGTTCGTGGACGCGCTGCGGATCGTGCGGCTGCCGTACCACCTGAGTGCCATCACGCAGGCCGCGGCAACCGCTGCGCTCCGGCACCGCGAGTCCCTCATGGCGCAGGTCGCCACGCTGCGCGCCGAGCGCGACGCCGCGGTGGCCTGGCTGCGTGCGCAGCGGCACCCGGACGGGAGAGCGTTCGACGTCGCGGACACCGACGCCAACTTCGTGCTGTTCGGCACGTTCGGCGATCGGCACGCCGTCTGGCAGGGTCTGCTGGACCGCGGGGTCCTGATCCGCGAGACCGGCCCGGACGGCTGGCTGCGGGTGTCGATCGGCACGTCCGCCGAGATGGCCGCGTTCCGCGCGGCGCTCACCGAGGTATTGCAGGAGCAGGAACACGAGCAGGGATCCGAGCAGGGAGAGGAGCGGGCATGA
- the hisB gene encoding imidazoleglycerol-phosphate dehydratase HisB — MSRTARVERATSESKVLVELDLDGTGRTDISTSVPFYDHMLTALGKHSLIDLTVHATGDTHIDVHHTVEDVAISIGEALREALGDKAGISRFGDALVPLDEALAQAVVDVSGRPYLVHEGEPAGQEYHLIGGHFTGSLTRHVLESIAHHAGICLHVRVLAGRDPHHIVEAQFKALARALRAAVAIDPRVDGIPSTKGAL; from the coding sequence ATGAGCAGGACAGCACGCGTGGAGCGCGCCACCTCCGAGTCAAAGGTGCTGGTCGAGCTCGACCTCGACGGCACCGGGCGCACCGACATCAGCACAAGCGTCCCGTTCTACGACCACATGCTCACCGCGCTCGGCAAGCACTCGCTGATCGACCTCACCGTGCACGCGACCGGTGACACGCACATCGATGTCCACCACACCGTGGAGGACGTCGCCATCAGTATCGGTGAGGCGCTGCGGGAGGCGCTCGGCGACAAGGCCGGCATCTCGCGGTTCGGCGACGCTCTCGTACCGCTCGACGAGGCGCTCGCGCAGGCCGTCGTAGACGTGTCGGGGCGGCCCTACCTGGTGCACGAGGGCGAACCGGCGGGCCAGGAGTACCACCTCATCGGCGGCCACTTCACGGGGTCGCTGACGCGGCACGTGCTCGAGTCGATAGCGCACCACGCGGGCATCTGCCTGCACGTGCGGGTGCTCGCCGGCCGCGACCCGCACCACATCGTCGAAGCTCAGTTCAAGGCCCTGGCGCGCGCGCTGCGGGCCGCCGTCGCCATCGACCCCCGGGTCGACGGCATCCCGTCCACGAAGGGTGCGCTCTAG
- the hisH gene encoding imidazole glycerol phosphate synthase subunit HisH: protein MGERVVVLDYGFGNVRSAVRSLERVGAEVTLTADRSAAQEADGLVVPGVGAFAACMAGLRAVRGDEIVGRRLAGNRPVLGICVGMQVMFDAGVEHGERADGIGEWPGVVERLQADVVPHMGWSPVEVPEDSALFKGIADERFYFVHSYAAQTFTKGHDENAVGFFRPPKVTWADHGGRFVAAVEDGPLAATQFHPEKSGDAGAHLLENWLRSLG from the coding sequence GTGGGCGAACGCGTCGTCGTCCTGGACTACGGCTTCGGCAACGTCCGGTCCGCCGTCCGCTCGCTCGAACGGGTAGGTGCCGAGGTGACGCTGACCGCCGACCGGTCCGCAGCACAGGAGGCGGACGGTCTTGTGGTGCCCGGCGTCGGCGCGTTCGCCGCGTGCATGGCGGGCCTCCGGGCTGTCCGCGGGGACGAGATCGTCGGTCGGCGGCTGGCCGGCAACCGCCCGGTCCTCGGCATCTGCGTGGGCATGCAGGTCATGTTCGACGCCGGGGTGGAGCACGGCGAGCGCGCGGACGGCATCGGCGAGTGGCCCGGCGTCGTCGAGCGGCTGCAGGCCGACGTCGTGCCGCACATGGGCTGGTCGCCGGTCGAGGTGCCGGAGGATTCGGCCCTCTTCAAGGGGATCGCCGACGAGCGGTTCTACTTCGTGCACTCCTACGCCGCCCAGACATTCACCAAGGGCCACGACGAGAACGCGGTCGGGTTCTTCAGGCCCCCGAAGGTCACCTGGGCCGACCACGGCGGCCGGTTCGTCGCCGCCGTGGAGGACGGACCCCTGGCGGCGACCCAGTTCCACCCGGAAAAGTCCGGTGACGCGGGAGCCCACCTCCTGGAGAACTGGCTCCGCTCGCTCGGCTGA
- the priA gene encoding bifunctional 1-(5-phosphoribosyl)-5-((5-phosphoribosylamino)methylideneamino)imidazole-4-carboxamide isomerase/phosphoribosylanthranilate isomerase PriA: MTARLVLLPAVDVADGQAVRLVQGEAGSETSYGDPLTAALDWQSGGAEWVHLVDLDAAFGRGSNAELLARVVGELDVQVELSGGIRDDESLERALATGARRVNLGTAALEDPAWTAKVIGEHGDRVAVGLDVRGTTLAARGWTREGGDLWEVLARLDEAGCARYVVTDVTKDGTLRGPNLELLSDVAARTPAHVVASGGISSLDDLRALRALRSPDGRPIEGAVVGKALYAGAFTLPEALDVAGRPGDGVAGSAGDGVAE, from the coding sequence ATGACCGCACGGCTCGTGCTCCTGCCCGCCGTCGACGTCGCCGACGGCCAGGCCGTCCGCCTCGTACAGGGCGAGGCCGGCTCGGAGACCTCGTACGGCGACCCGCTGACGGCGGCCCTGGACTGGCAGTCCGGCGGCGCCGAGTGGGTCCACCTCGTGGACCTGGACGCGGCCTTCGGCCGCGGGTCCAACGCGGAGCTGCTCGCCCGGGTGGTCGGTGAGCTGGACGTGCAGGTCGAGCTGTCGGGCGGCATCCGCGACGACGAGTCGCTGGAACGTGCGCTCGCCACCGGCGCGCGACGGGTCAACCTGGGCACCGCCGCGCTGGAGGACCCGGCCTGGACGGCCAAGGTCATCGGCGAGCACGGGGACCGCGTGGCCGTCGGGCTCGACGTGCGCGGCACCACGCTCGCGGCGCGCGGCTGGACCAGGGAGGGCGGGGACCTCTGGGAGGTGCTCGCCCGCCTCGACGAGGCAGGCTGCGCCCGCTACGTCGTCACCGACGTGACCAAGGACGGCACGCTGCGCGGCCCCAACCTGGAACTGCTGTCCGACGTCGCCGCGCGCACCCCCGCGCACGTCGTCGCCTCCGGCGGCATCTCCTCGCTCGACGACCTGCGTGCCCTGCGCGCGCTGCGCTCCCCGGACGGGCGCCCCATCGAGGGCGCGGTGGTCGGCAAGGCGCTGTACGCGGGCGCGTTCACGCTCCCCGAGGCGCTCGACGTCGCCGGTCGCCCCGGCGACGGTGTCGCTGGGTCCGCGGGCGACGGTGTCGCCGAGTGA
- a CDS encoding SseB family protein, which yields MKSIQPSSQFAGDDGSADAELTRLLSGYTTGTVPLRDVVARLAETRVLVPVLAEVGAVEQDPDGLTVDKEASSGIVALEAPDGRRALPVFTSVATMQAWRADARPVPVEATRAALSAVNENWALVVVDPAGPATALVPRPAVWALAQGKPWQPALVPHEDGLAVDPEVASEVAVAAAPVQHVVRAHAEPGRKAEVAVVLALDPGLDRAGLDRVLAQVNARLAASEVISARVDSLELRIGAAR from the coding sequence GTGAAGTCGATCCAGCCCTCCAGCCAGTTCGCGGGCGACGACGGCTCGGCCGACGCCGAGCTGACGCGGCTGCTGTCCGGCTATACGACGGGCACGGTCCCGCTGCGCGACGTCGTCGCACGGCTGGCCGAGACCCGGGTGCTGGTGCCGGTCCTGGCCGAGGTCGGCGCCGTCGAGCAGGACCCGGACGGGCTCACGGTGGACAAGGAGGCATCCTCCGGGATCGTCGCCCTGGAGGCGCCGGACGGCCGCCGGGCCCTGCCCGTCTTCACGTCCGTCGCCACCATGCAGGCGTGGCGAGCCGACGCACGGCCGGTGCCGGTCGAGGCGACGCGCGCGGCGCTGTCCGCGGTGAACGAGAACTGGGCGCTGGTAGTGGTGGACCCCGCGGGGCCCGCGACGGCGCTCGTCCCGCGGCCTGCCGTCTGGGCGCTGGCGCAGGGCAAGCCGTGGCAGCCGGCCCTGGTGCCGCACGAGGACGGGCTGGCCGTGGATCCGGAGGTCGCCTCAGAGGTCGCGGTCGCAGCCGCCCCCGTCCAGCACGTGGTGCGGGCGCACGCCGAGCCGGGCCGCAAGGCGGAGGTCGCGGTGGTGCTCGCGCTGGACCCCGGGCTGGATCGTGCCGGGCTCGACAGGGTGCTCGCCCAGGTCAACGCCCGGCTGGCGGCGTCAGAGGTGATCTCGGCGCGAGTGGACTCGCTGGAGCTCCGCATCGGCGCGGCCCGCTAG